The following coding sequences are from one Niveibacterium umoris window:
- a CDS encoding OmpA family protein → MKRLLSLFLLLCSGIALGDASIPKADIAGAKDSPLLGRYAGALIVSYETKEFDELTLPLGPLKRVADANKRDAHNNNVFEPTQSRQLEGRRTRLVYLLPAGVSPLQAIRNYQNDAAAKGGKTLFECKSPDCGGDPARTSSGGGGDQSIAMVLWPENRVKEAAFTNGNCAQTSRTSEQRYASLDLPKGNAVAAVLAFSLKDDLYCKAFHDRTVVIVDLLEQQAMAQKMVTVKAEEMAQAINTGGRVALYGLYFDSGKADVKPESRDTLEQIARLLTSNQGLNLLVVGHTDNVGGFAANMDLSRRRAEAVIGVLASQYKIDRKRLTPVGVSFASPVASNSSEDGKAKNRRVELVPNN, encoded by the coding sequence ATGAAACGCCTGCTGAGCTTGTTCCTGCTGCTGTGTTCCGGCATTGCGCTGGGCGATGCATCGATTCCGAAAGCTGACATCGCGGGCGCGAAAGACTCGCCCCTGCTGGGCCGTTACGCCGGCGCCTTGATCGTCTCGTATGAGACCAAGGAGTTCGACGAGCTGACATTGCCGCTCGGCCCTCTCAAGCGGGTCGCCGACGCGAACAAACGCGACGCCCACAACAACAACGTGTTTGAGCCGACGCAGAGTCGTCAGCTTGAGGGCCGCCGCACGCGGCTGGTTTACCTGCTGCCGGCGGGCGTTTCGCCGCTGCAAGCGATACGCAACTATCAGAACGACGCAGCAGCCAAAGGCGGCAAAACCCTGTTCGAGTGCAAGAGCCCCGACTGCGGCGGCGACCCCGCGCGCACCAGCAGCGGCGGCGGCGGCGACCAGAGCATCGCGATGGTGTTGTGGCCGGAGAACCGTGTGAAGGAAGCAGCCTTTACCAACGGCAACTGCGCCCAGACCTCACGCACATCGGAGCAGCGTTACGCCAGTCTTGATCTGCCCAAGGGCAACGCGGTCGCCGCCGTGCTCGCCTTCTCGCTGAAGGATGATCTCTACTGCAAGGCCTTCCACGATCGCACCGTGGTGATCGTCGACCTGCTGGAACAACAGGCGATGGCGCAAAAGATGGTGACCGTCAAAGCGGAGGAAATGGCACAGGCGATCAACACCGGCGGACGGGTTGCGCTCTACGGCCTGTACTTCGATTCCGGCAAGGCCGACGTGAAGCCCGAGTCCAGGGACACGCTGGAACAGATCGCAAGATTGCTGACGAGCAATCAGGGCTTGAACCTGCTGGTGGTCGGCCACACCGACAACGTGGGCGGCTTCGCAGCGAACATGGATCTGTCGCGCCGGCGTGCCGAAGCGGTGATCGGCGTGCTTGCCAGCCAGTACAAGATCGACCGCAAGCGCCTCACGCCGGTCGGCGTGTCCTTTGCCAGCCCGGTCGCGAGCAACAGCAGTGAAGACGGCAAGGCCAAGAACCGTCGGGTGGAACTGGTGCCGAACAACTGA
- the dksA gene encoding RNA polymerase-binding protein DksA: protein MNETVDAPRTIPTQEEMLAAPMDDYMSPRQLAFFRERLTLERDALLASAKHTTLHLQENEATPDPSDRASVEEDHTLELRVRDRERKLLHKIDEALQRIDSGNFGWCEETGEPIGIARLIARPTATYSVEAQERYEKRRKMRGG, encoded by the coding sequence ATGAACGAAACCGTCGACGCCCCCAGAACGATTCCGACCCAGGAAGAAATGCTCGCGGCCCCGATGGACGACTACATGTCGCCGCGACAGCTCGCCTTCTTTCGCGAGCGACTGACACTCGAACGCGATGCACTGCTGGCGTCCGCCAAGCACACGACACTGCACCTGCAGGAAAACGAAGCCACGCCCGATCCGTCTGACCGTGCTTCCGTCGAAGAAGATCACACCCTCGAACTGCGCGTGCGCGACCGCGAACGCAAGCTCTTGCACAAGATCGACGAAGCCCTGCAGCGGATCGATTCCGGCAACTTCGGCTGGTGCGAAGAGACCGGAGAGCCGATCGGCATCGCACGCCTGATCGCCCGCCCCACCGCGACGTACAGCGTCGAAGCGCAAGAGCGCTACGAAAAACGCCGCAAGATGCGCGGCGGCTGA
- a CDS encoding aminotransferase class I/II-fold pyridoxal phosphate-dependent enzyme, whose translation MSSLPIADLILAEMDQRARAGNVPRHRRLYEAIRSAVLSRRLPVGSKLPSTRDLARDLGLSRNTVVTAFEQLLAEGYVSSRTGSGTFVADTLPEPATDELAPNRQIKNSHQDGATAPQHAPLEGTTIVNETTLSVRGRRVAEHASGHRYEIQPFVPGDDDFSVFPIKLWQRLQNKYWREARPELLDYGQNGGYLPLRRAIADYLRVSRSVRVTVDQVLITGGTQHSLDLCAQLLADAGDTAWVEDPCYWGAQRVFESRDLNLHPVLVDDEGMNPQQDDLQIQPKLIYLTPSHQYPKSVVMSLARRRLLLDIAARTSAWILEDDYDSEFRYTGRPLSSLQGLDTHDRVVYMGTFSKILYPGIKVGYMVVPPALVAPFRSALYDLQRPGQMMQQAALADFLEQGHFATHVRRIRQLYGQRRELLQRTLKPILGNAASLSKEESGLHLVIQLPPGTDDERLAQEAAEQGLHVRALSTYYIGPQKERGLVVGYAYVPTDKIAYYGRLLGNVVKAASAGRS comes from the coding sequence GTGAGCTCCCTGCCAATTGCCGATCTGATCCTGGCCGAAATGGACCAGCGCGCCCGCGCGGGAAACGTGCCGCGCCATCGCCGCTTGTACGAAGCGATTCGTTCAGCGGTGCTCTCACGGCGCCTTCCCGTTGGCAGCAAACTCCCTTCAACACGAGATCTGGCAAGGGATCTTGGGCTCTCGCGCAACACCGTAGTAACCGCCTTCGAACAGCTGTTGGCCGAAGGCTATGTCAGCTCGCGCACCGGCAGCGGCACCTTCGTCGCCGACACCCTGCCCGAACCAGCCACTGACGAATTGGCACCCAACCGACAAATCAAGAATTCGCATCAAGATGGTGCCACTGCACCGCAGCACGCACCACTTGAAGGCACCACTATCGTCAATGAGACCACTTTGTCGGTACGTGGCCGCCGGGTCGCGGAACACGCCTCGGGCCATCGATATGAGATCCAGCCCTTCGTTCCGGGCGACGACGATTTCTCGGTGTTCCCGATCAAGCTCTGGCAACGCCTGCAAAACAAATACTGGCGCGAGGCTCGGCCGGAGTTGCTGGACTATGGTCAGAACGGCGGCTACCTGCCGCTGCGCCGCGCCATTGCCGACTACCTGCGGGTCTCGCGCTCGGTACGGGTAACGGTGGATCAGGTTCTGATTACCGGCGGCACTCAGCATTCGCTCGACCTCTGCGCGCAGTTGCTGGCCGATGCCGGCGATACCGCCTGGGTTGAAGATCCGTGCTACTGGGGGGCGCAGCGCGTCTTCGAGTCGCGCGACCTGAACCTGCACCCGGTGCTGGTCGACGACGAGGGCATGAACCCCCAGCAAGACGATCTGCAGATTCAACCCAAGCTGATCTACCTGACTCCCTCGCACCAGTATCCGAAAAGCGTCGTCATGAGCCTCGCGCGGCGGCGCCTGCTGCTCGACATCGCTGCCCGCACCAGCGCCTGGATCCTGGAAGACGACTACGACAGCGAATTCCGCTATACCGGGCGGCCGCTGTCGTCGCTGCAAGGTCTCGACACCCACGATCGCGTGGTCTACATGGGGACCTTTTCCAAGATCCTGTATCCGGGCATCAAGGTCGGCTACATGGTGGTACCACCGGCACTGGTTGCGCCGTTCCGCAGTGCGCTGTACGACCTGCAGCGACCGGGCCAGATGATGCAGCAGGCGGCCCTGGCGGACTTCCTGGAACAGGGCCACTTTGCGACCCACGTGCGGCGCATCCGGCAGTTGTACGGCCAGCGGCGGGAGTTATTGCAGCGCACGTTGAAGCCGATTCTCGGCAATGCGGCAAGCCTGTCGAAGGAAGAATCCGGCCTGCACCTGGTGATCCAGTTGCCGCCCGGCACCGACGACGAACGGCTGGCCCAGGAAGCCGCCGAACAGGGGCTGCATGTGCGTGCGCTGTCCACCTACTACATCGGCCCACAGAAGGAACGTGGCCTGGTCGTTGGCTACGCGTATGTCCCGACAGACAAGATTGCCTACTACGGCCGCCTGCTGGGCAACGTGGTGAAGGCCGCCTCCGCCGGACGTAGCTGA
- the ald gene encoding alanine dehydrogenase: MLVGVTKEIKNHEYRVGITPAGASELVRNGHRVMVQSQAGAGVGFTDEHYVAAGAQIVPDAATVFAEAEMVVKVKEPQPQECRALRPGQVLFTYLHLAPDPEQTRLLVDSDAVAIAYETVTDDRGGLPLLAPMSEVAGRMAIQAGAKALEKSQGGAGVLLPGVPGVPAAKVLVLGGGVVGVNAARVAMGIGAQVTILDVSLNRLKELDALYGPNLQTLYSNRANLEEALGEADLVVGAVLIPGAAAPKLITRDMLTLMKPGSVIVDVAVDQGGCAETTHATTHQDPTYIVDGVVHYCVANMPGGVARTSTLALTNATLPFVLQLANKGYRKALEDNRHLRNGLNIHRGKVTYEAVARDLGYEYHAEF, encoded by the coding sequence ATGCTTGTAGGCGTAACCAAGGAAATCAAGAATCACGAGTACCGCGTCGGCATTACGCCGGCAGGTGCTTCGGAGTTGGTGCGAAACGGGCACCGGGTGATGGTCCAGAGCCAGGCGGGGGCCGGCGTTGGATTCACAGATGAACACTATGTCGCGGCAGGCGCTCAGATCGTGCCGGACGCAGCCACGGTGTTCGCCGAGGCCGAAATGGTCGTCAAGGTCAAGGAGCCGCAGCCGCAGGAGTGCCGCGCGCTGCGCCCGGGTCAGGTGCTGTTCACCTACCTGCATCTCGCGCCGGATCCCGAGCAGACGCGTCTGCTGGTCGATTCCGATGCGGTCGCCATCGCTTACGAAACCGTGACCGACGATCGCGGTGGTCTGCCGCTGCTCGCGCCGATGAGCGAAGTGGCGGGTCGCATGGCGATTCAGGCGGGCGCGAAGGCGCTGGAAAAATCCCAGGGGGGTGCTGGCGTGCTGCTGCCGGGTGTTCCCGGCGTGCCGGCGGCCAAGGTGCTGGTGCTCGGCGGTGGCGTGGTCGGCGTGAATGCTGCCCGCGTAGCGATGGGCATCGGCGCGCAGGTCACGATTCTGGATGTCTCGCTCAACCGCCTCAAGGAACTTGACGCGCTGTATGGCCCCAACCTGCAGACGCTGTATTCGAACCGCGCGAATCTGGAAGAGGCGCTCGGCGAGGCCGATCTGGTGGTTGGCGCCGTGCTGATTCCGGGCGCTGCCGCGCCCAAGCTGATCACCCGCGACATGCTCACGCTGATGAAGCCCGGTTCGGTGATTGTCGACGTGGCGGTGGATCAGGGCGGCTGCGCTGAGACCACGCACGCCACGACGCACCAGGACCCGACTTACATCGTCGATGGCGTCGTGCATTACTGCGTGGCGAACATGCCCGGCGGCGTCGCCCGTACCTCGACGCTGGCGCTGACGAATGCGACCTTGCCCTTCGTGCTGCAACTTGCAAACAAGGGCTATCGCAAGGCCCTTGAGGATAACCGTCACCTGCGTAACGGGTTGAACATCCACCGCGGCAAGGTCACGTACGAAGCGGTCGCTCGCGACCTTGGTTACGAGTACCACGCCGAATTCTGA
- a CDS encoding gamma-glutamyl-gamma-aminobutyrate hydrolase family protein produces the protein MKKPIVLVPACSKMLGLHPFNAVGKKYLDAVAQVADCQPLLIPVLGDTPDLDALLDLADGVMLTGSPSNVHPSHFDQPVRNPDLPLDPARDAVTLPLARRAIERGVPMFAVCRGFQEINVALGGTLHQAVHEVAGFNDHREDKTASLDVQYGEAHPVTLSGALADIVGATRVGVNSVHGQGVDRLADGLIAEAVADDGLVEAFRVAGAPAFAMAVQWHPEWKAAENPVSVKIFNAFGDACRQRAQARSAG, from the coding sequence ATGAAAAAGCCCATCGTCCTCGTGCCGGCCTGCAGCAAGATGCTGGGCTTGCATCCCTTCAACGCGGTTGGCAAGAAGTATCTCGATGCCGTCGCGCAGGTGGCCGACTGCCAGCCGCTGCTGATACCGGTACTCGGCGATACGCCCGATCTGGATGCGCTGCTCGATCTGGCTGATGGCGTGATGTTGACCGGCTCACCATCCAACGTGCATCCGAGCCACTTCGACCAGCCGGTGCGCAATCCGGACTTGCCGCTCGACCCGGCGCGCGACGCGGTGACCTTGCCACTGGCGCGTCGCGCGATCGAGCGGGGCGTGCCGATGTTTGCCGTGTGCCGGGGGTTTCAGGAAATCAACGTCGCGCTCGGTGGCACCTTGCATCAGGCGGTGCACGAGGTGGCTGGGTTCAACGATCACCGCGAAGACAAGACCGCATCGCTTGATGTGCAGTACGGCGAAGCCCATCCGGTGACCTTGTCCGGTGCGCTTGCCGACATCGTGGGCGCGACGCGGGTGGGCGTGAATTCGGTGCACGGCCAGGGCGTCGACCGGCTTGCCGATGGTCTGATCGCCGAGGCCGTCGCTGACGATGGCCTCGTCGAAGCCTTTCGCGTGGCGGGGGCGCCTGCCTTTGCGATGGCGGTGCAGTGGCACCCGGAATGGAAGGCCGCCGAGAACCCAGTGTCGGTAAAGATCTTCAACGCCTTTGGTGATGCTTGCCGTCAGCGCGCGCAGGCGCGGAGCGCTGGATGA
- a CDS encoding glutamine synthetase family protein, translating to MTLRDNFSHQDMERWLDEKRVTELECLVPDLTGVARGKILPREKFTQDRGMRLPEAVVAGTVTGEYPDSDEGYSAVISGNDRDMILLPDPATVRLVPWAVDPTAQVIHDCYFGNGKLVDFAPRSVLRHVRDLYAEMGWKPVIAPELEFYLIARAPDPDIPLRPPVGRSGRSETSRQAYSIDAVNEFDPLFEDIYDYCDAMELDVDTLIHEIGAGQMEINFLHNEPLGLADKVFFFKRTLRETALRHDMYATFMAKPMAGEPGSAMHVHQSVVDAKTGENIFSNPDGTASKAFYHYIGGLQKYLPACMALLAPYVNSYRRLVRHTAAPINVQWGADNRTVGLRVPHSDPRNRRVENRVIGADANPYLAFAATLACGYLGIKEQIEPTPEASGSAYDSDYQLPRSLAEALDLLRGCEPLRQVIGDRFVTVYSAVKDHEYEEFMRVISPWEREHLLLHV from the coding sequence ATGACGTTGCGTGACAATTTTTCCCATCAGGATATGGAGCGGTGGCTCGACGAGAAGCGCGTCACCGAACTTGAGTGTCTGGTCCCCGACCTGACCGGCGTGGCGCGCGGCAAGATCCTGCCCCGCGAGAAATTCACCCAGGACCGCGGCATGCGTTTGCCGGAAGCAGTGGTGGCTGGCACGGTGACCGGCGAGTATCCCGACTCGGACGAAGGCTATAGCGCCGTCATTTCGGGCAACGACCGCGACATGATCCTGCTGCCCGACCCGGCGACGGTGCGTCTGGTGCCGTGGGCTGTCGACCCGACCGCGCAGGTGATCCATGACTGCTACTTCGGCAACGGCAAGCTGGTCGACTTCGCGCCACGCAGCGTGTTGCGCCATGTGCGCGATCTTTACGCGGAAATGGGCTGGAAGCCGGTCATCGCGCCGGAGCTGGAGTTCTACCTGATCGCGCGTGCGCCGGATCCGGATATCCCGCTGCGTCCGCCGGTGGGCCGTAGCGGCCGCTCCGAGACCAGCCGTCAGGCGTACTCGATCGACGCGGTGAACGAGTTTGATCCGCTCTTCGAAGACATCTACGACTACTGCGATGCAATGGAGCTGGATGTCGATACGCTGATCCACGAAATCGGCGCCGGCCAGATGGAGATCAACTTCCTGCACAACGAGCCGCTCGGCCTCGCGGACAAGGTGTTCTTCTTCAAGCGCACGCTGCGCGAGACCGCACTGCGTCACGACATGTACGCGACCTTCATGGCCAAGCCGATGGCGGGTGAGCCGGGTTCCGCGATGCATGTGCACCAGAGCGTGGTGGATGCGAAGACCGGCGAGAACATCTTCAGCAATCCGGACGGCACCGCATCGAAGGCCTTCTATCACTACATCGGTGGCCTGCAGAAGTACCTGCCGGCGTGCATGGCACTGCTCGCGCCGTATGTGAATTCCTATCGCCGCCTGGTGCGCCACACCGCTGCGCCGATCAACGTGCAGTGGGGCGCGGACAACCGCACCGTCGGCCTGCGTGTGCCGCACTCCGACCCGCGCAACCGTCGGGTTGAGAACCGCGTGATCGGCGCCGACGCGAATCCTTACCTCGCTTTTGCGGCCACGCTGGCGTGCGGCTACCTCGGCATCAAGGAACAGATCGAGCCGACGCCGGAAGCGAGCGGCAGCGCCTATGACTCCGACTACCAGTTGCCGCGCAGCCTCGCCGAGGCGCTCGACCTGTTGCGCGGTTGCGAACCGCTGCGGCAGGTGATCGGTGATCGCTTCGTCACCGTGTATTCGGCGGTGAAAGATCACGAGTATGAGGAATTCATGCGCGTCATCAGCCCGTGGGAGCGCGAGCACCTGCTGCTGCACGTCTGA
- a CDS encoding aspartate aminotransferase family protein yields MNMNDNTRIDTQAIQAIDGAHYLHPFTDNQALGKKGARVMVKGEGIYVWDSEGHKILDGMSGLWCVNVGYGRKELADAAYKQLLEMPYYNSFFQTTNIPAAQLAKLLTEVTPPQFNHVFFSGSGSEGNDTVVRMVRRYWDLLEQPQRKVIISRHNAYHGSTMCGASLGGMSGMHAQGDLPIPNITHIEQPYWYENGRDMDPDAFGIKAAGWLEAKILEVGPEKVAAFIGEPVQGAGGVIIPPKTYWPEIQRICDKYGILLVSDEVICGFGRLGEWWGCEKFGYKPDLMTFAKGVTSGYVPLGGVMVGDRVANVLLEKGGEFNHGYTYSGHPVACAVAIENIDIIRREHLVEKVREETGPYLKEKFEALADHPLVGIAETCGLVAGLVLVKDKKTLEAFDSALEVGMVCRGHMFGNGMIMRAVGDRMIIAPPLVITRAQIDEMVALIRLCLDKTYEDLKQRNWI; encoded by the coding sequence ATGAACATGAACGACAACACCCGGATCGATACCCAGGCCATTCAGGCCATCGACGGCGCGCACTACCTGCACCCGTTCACCGACAACCAGGCGCTGGGCAAGAAAGGCGCCCGGGTGATGGTGAAAGGCGAGGGCATCTATGTGTGGGATTCGGAGGGGCACAAGATCCTCGACGGGATGTCTGGCCTGTGGTGCGTGAACGTCGGTTACGGCCGCAAGGAACTGGCGGATGCTGCGTACAAGCAGCTGCTGGAAATGCCGTACTACAACAGCTTCTTCCAGACCACCAACATCCCTGCCGCGCAACTGGCGAAGCTGCTGACCGAAGTTACGCCGCCGCAGTTCAACCACGTGTTCTTCTCGGGTTCCGGTTCGGAAGGCAACGACACGGTGGTGCGCATGGTGCGCCGGTACTGGGACCTGCTCGAGCAACCGCAGCGCAAGGTCATCATCAGCCGTCACAACGCCTATCACGGCTCGACGATGTGCGGCGCTTCGCTGGGCGGCATGAGCGGCATGCACGCGCAGGGCGATCTGCCGATCCCGAACATCACCCACATCGAACAGCCGTACTGGTACGAGAACGGCCGCGACATGGATCCGGACGCCTTCGGCATCAAGGCGGCGGGCTGGCTGGAAGCGAAGATCCTCGAGGTGGGCCCGGAGAAGGTTGCGGCCTTCATCGGCGAACCGGTGCAGGGCGCCGGCGGCGTGATCATCCCGCCCAAGACCTACTGGCCCGAGATCCAGCGCATCTGCGACAAGTACGGGATCCTGCTGGTCTCGGACGAAGTCATCTGCGGTTTTGGCCGTCTTGGTGAATGGTGGGGCTGCGAGAAGTTCGGCTACAAGCCGGACCTGATGACCTTCGCCAAGGGCGTGACCTCCGGCTACGTTCCCCTCGGTGGTGTCATGGTGGGCGATCGTGTCGCGAACGTGCTGCTCGAGAAGGGCGGCGAGTTCAACCACGGCTATACCTACTCCGGCCATCCGGTAGCGTGCGCCGTGGCGATCGAGAACATCGACATCATTCGCCGCGAGCATCTGGTGGAAAAGGTGCGCGAAGAAACCGGCCCCTACCTGAAGGAGAAATTCGAGGCCCTGGCGGACCACCCGCTGGTGGGTATCGCCGAAACCTGCGGGCTTGTCGCCGGTTTGGTGCTTGTGAAGGACAAAAAGACGCTCGAAGCCTTCGACTCTGCACTGGAAGTGGGCATGGTTTGCCGCGGCCACATGTTCGGCAATGGCATGATCATGCGCGCCGTCGGTGACCGCATGATCATTGCACCACCCTTGGTCATTACCCGTGCCCAAATCGATGAAATGGTGGCGCTGATCCGCCTGTGTCTCGACAAAACCTACGAAGATCTCAAGCAGCGCAACTGGATCTGA
- a CDS encoding polyamine ABC transporter substrate-binding protein, with amino-acid sequence MKVFSNRTVKRCAAVVCAAMSLGAFAEEEKVLNVYNWSDYIAEDTIKNFEKETGIKVRYDNFDNNEIVHAKLVAGKTGYDVVVPSSYWGKIQADGGLLMKLDKSKLPNLKNLDPDFQASLAKLDPGNQYMVNWLWGFTTVGINVDKVKAALGGTPMPDNVWDLVFKPEYMSKLKSCGVSFLDSATEIVPAALHYLGKPAYSKNVADYAQVPALLKSVRPYVTLFSSSGYINDMANGSICVALGWSGDINIARQRAIDGKTGQNIQALLPKTGGIVFMDTMVIPADAPHPENAHKWINYIMRPEVHASLTNKVFYANPNKESKKFVKPEVASNPTVFLSDEDMKKMAMPDAINNDIRRQMTRIYTSFKTGL; translated from the coding sequence ATGAAAGTGTTCTCGAACCGCACCGTCAAGCGATGTGCGGCAGTTGTTTGTGCCGCGATGTCCTTGGGCGCCTTCGCGGAGGAAGAAAAGGTCCTGAACGTCTACAACTGGTCCGACTACATCGCCGAAGACACGATCAAGAATTTCGAGAAAGAAACGGGCATCAAGGTCCGCTACGACAACTTCGACAACAACGAAATCGTTCACGCCAAGCTGGTGGCAGGCAAGACTGGTTACGACGTCGTGGTGCCCTCGTCCTATTGGGGCAAGATCCAGGCCGACGGTGGCCTGCTGATGAAGCTCGACAAGAGCAAGCTTCCCAACCTCAAGAACCTCGACCCTGATTTCCAGGCGTCGCTGGCGAAGCTCGATCCGGGCAATCAGTACATGGTCAACTGGCTCTGGGGTTTCACTACGGTCGGCATCAACGTTGACAAGGTCAAGGCGGCGCTTGGTGGCACGCCGATGCCCGACAACGTGTGGGACCTTGTCTTCAAGCCGGAATACATGTCCAAGCTCAAGAGCTGCGGCGTGTCCTTCCTTGATTCCGCGACCGAGATCGTTCCGGCGGCGCTGCACTACCTTGGCAAACCGGCCTACAGCAAGAACGTGGCGGACTATGCGCAGGTGCCCGCGTTGCTCAAGAGCGTGCGGCCGTACGTCACGCTGTTCAGTTCGTCCGGGTACATCAACGACATGGCCAACGGATCGATCTGCGTTGCCTTGGGCTGGTCGGGTGACATCAACATTGCTCGTCAGCGTGCGATCGACGGCAAGACAGGCCAGAACATACAAGCGTTGCTGCCGAAGACCGGTGGCATCGTATTCATGGACACGATGGTCATCCCAGCCGATGCGCCGCATCCGGAAAACGCGCACAAGTGGATCAACTACATCATGCGTCCGGAAGTTCACGCCAGCCTGACCAACAAGGTCTTCTACGCGAATCCGAACAAGGAATCGAAGAAGTTCGTGAAGCCGGAAGTCGCCAGCAACCCGACCGTGTTCCTGTCTGACGAGGACATGAAGAAGATGGCGATGCCGGATGCGATCAACAACGACATCCGTCGTCAGATGACACGCATCTACACATCGTTCAAGACCGGCCTGTAA
- a CDS encoding ABC transporter ATP-binding protein, translated as MVVSQAPAFLQIRDVVKDFSGVKAVNHVSIDIAKGEIFALLGSSGCGKTTLLRMLAGFETPTSGRIILNGHDLAGLPPYLRPINMMFQSYALFPHLTVEENVAFGLKRDGMPKDDIVARVEKMLKLVQLSKYAKRKPHQLSGGQQQRVALARSLAKRPDLLLLDEPLGALDKKLREETQIELVNIIEQVGVTVVMVTHDQEEAMTMASRIAIMSEGNILQIGAPSDIYETPANRFVADFIGNVNLMDGKLVDDNPDHVIIECDDCQHYVGHGITGTEGMPVSVAVRPEKIHVTRERPEGAYNHVRGTIKDMVYFGSHTVYHLQLGSGLVLKVSESNIARHRDDPLTWGDEVWASWTPLSQVVLTQ; from the coding sequence ATGGTGGTTTCGCAAGCACCGGCGTTTCTGCAGATCAGGGATGTCGTCAAAGACTTTAGCGGCGTGAAGGCGGTCAATCACGTCAGTATCGATATCGCCAAGGGGGAAATCTTCGCGCTGCTTGGTTCCAGCGGTTGCGGCAAGACGACACTCTTGCGGATGCTTGCGGGATTCGAAACCCCGACCTCCGGTCGCATCATCCTCAACGGGCACGATCTGGCGGGACTTCCGCCCTATCTTCGCCCGATCAACATGATGTTCCAGTCGTACGCCCTGTTCCCTCATCTCACGGTAGAGGAGAACGTCGCCTTCGGCCTGAAGCGCGATGGCATGCCCAAGGACGACATCGTTGCCCGCGTCGAGAAGATGCTGAAACTGGTGCAACTGTCGAAGTACGCCAAACGCAAACCTCACCAACTCTCCGGTGGTCAGCAGCAGCGCGTGGCGCTGGCGCGCAGTCTGGCGAAGCGTCCGGATCTGCTGCTGCTCGACGAGCCGCTCGGTGCACTCGACAAGAAGCTGCGTGAAGAAACCCAGATCGAGCTGGTCAACATCATCGAGCAGGTCGGCGTGACCGTGGTGATGGTGACGCACGACCAGGAAGAGGCCATGACCATGGCCTCGCGCATCGCGATCATGAGCGAAGGCAACATTCTGCAGATCGGTGCGCCGAGCGATATCTACGAGACGCCGGCCAACCGGTTCGTCGCGGACTTCATCGGCAACGTCAACCTGATGGACGGCAAGCTGGTCGATGACAACCCCGACCACGTGATCATCGAGTGCGATGACTGCCAGCACTACGTTGGACACGGTATCACCGGCACCGAAGGCATGCCTGTCTCGGTGGCCGTGCGGCCCGAGAAGATCCATGTCACCCGTGAGCGCCCGGAAGGGGCCTACAACCACGTTCGCGGCACGATCAAGGACATGGTCTATTTCGGCAGCCACACCGTCTATCACCTGCAACTGGGCAGCGGTCTGGTGCTCAAGGTCAGCGAAAGCAACATCGCGCGCCATCGCGACGATCCGCTGACCTGGGGCGACGAAGTGTGGGCGAGCTGGACCCCCTTGTCACAGGTTGTTCTTACCCAGTAA